A single Zootoca vivipara chromosome 1, rZooViv1.1, whole genome shotgun sequence DNA region contains:
- the LTO1 gene encoding protein LTO1 homolog, whose protein sequence is MEADAGGSDAFDTIVMAETRFHGEGYQEGYAEGTRAGLLEGRQYGIQQGAKIGLEIGSYLGFAMTWQKLLHKGSDEKNSKKIKALESLIEMIRTFPCEDPAYDKLQEDLEKIRGRFKQVRSLLHIPSSVKLGAEGSALTF, encoded by the exons ATGGAGGCTGACGCGGGCGGGTCGGACGCCTTCGATACCATTGTCATGGCGGAGACGAG ATTTCATGGTGAAGGCTATCAAGAAGGATATGCTGAAGGAACACGTGCTGGACTCCTTGAAGGAAGGCAATATGGCATACAACAAGGTGCAAAGATTGGCTTAGAA ATTGGATCTTACCTTGGTTTTGCAATGACATGGCAGAAATTGCTTCATAAAGGCTCTGATGAGAAAAACag TAAAAAGATAAAAGCTCTAGAGTCATTAATAGAGATGATTCGGACATTTCCTTGTGAGGATCCAGCCTATGACAAACTTCAGGAAGACCTGGAGAAAATCAGAGGACGATTTAAACAG GTTCGTTCATTGCTGCATATTCCTTCTAGTGTTAAACTTGGTGCTGAAGGATCTGCACTTACATTCTGA